The Chthoniobacterales bacterium genome has a window encoding:
- a CDS encoding DEAD/DEAH box helicase codes for MSFKDFGLSTEVVRGTQAMGFTEPTPIQLRAFPIVLAGKDLIGTAQTGTGKTAAFALPILTLLAKRGNFRCLVLEPTRELAAQVETAFRDYGRFTDLQVSVVHGGVGYGKQREEAARGVDIVVATPGRLLDLVEQGSLSFRNVNILVLDEVDRMLDMGFLPDVRRIVEQISADRQTLLFSATLPPEIERLAAWVLRDPQMVEIGARRSPAETVTHAVYPVAAEQKFDLLMALLERTNFDSALIFSRTKHGADKIAVRLKQGRHSVAVMHSNRTQRERVEALEGFKSGKYEIMVATDIAARGIDIAGVSHVINYDVPEHPEDYVHRIGRTGRAQNVGDAFTLMNGEELASLHSIERFMGQKIPRLKLDGFPYLYTALFEPESSEGGKRSIGGGRTHRGYSFGRRRR; via the coding sequence GTGTCATTTAAAGATTTTGGCCTTTCGACAGAAGTCGTGCGCGGCACCCAGGCGATGGGATTCACCGAGCCGACGCCGATCCAGCTCCGGGCTTTCCCGATCGTTCTCGCCGGGAAAGACTTGATCGGGACCGCGCAGACCGGCACCGGCAAGACCGCGGCCTTCGCCCTTCCGATTCTAACCCTGCTGGCCAAGCGCGGGAATTTCCGCTGCCTCGTCCTCGAGCCCACCCGCGAGCTCGCAGCGCAGGTCGAAACCGCCTTTCGCGATTACGGCCGATTCACCGATCTGCAGGTTTCCGTGGTCCACGGCGGGGTGGGCTACGGCAAGCAACGCGAGGAGGCCGCTCGCGGTGTCGACATCGTCGTCGCCACTCCGGGACGGCTGCTCGACCTCGTGGAGCAAGGCTCCCTCAGTTTTCGCAACGTCAACATTCTCGTCCTCGATGAAGTCGACCGGATGCTCGACATGGGGTTTCTCCCGGACGTGCGCCGGATCGTCGAACAAATCTCGGCCGATCGGCAGACACTCCTTTTTTCCGCGACGCTCCCGCCTGAGATCGAGCGGCTGGCCGCGTGGGTGCTGCGCGATCCGCAGATGGTGGAGATTGGAGCGCGGCGTTCGCCGGCGGAGACGGTTACGCACGCGGTTTATCCGGTCGCGGCCGAGCAAAAATTCGATCTGCTCATGGCCCTGCTCGAGCGGACGAATTTTGACAGCGCCCTGATTTTCAGCCGGACAAAGCACGGGGCGGACAAGATCGCGGTCCGGCTAAAACAAGGCCGGCACTCGGTTGCGGTGATGCATTCGAACCGGACCCAGCGCGAGCGGGTCGAAGCCCTCGAAGGATTCAAGAGTGGCAAATACGAAATCATGGTGGCGACGGATATTGCCGCCCGCGGCATCGACATCGCCGGGGTGAGCCACGTTATTAATTACGATGTTCCGGAACACCCGGAGGATTATGTGCACCGCATTGGGCGGACCGGCCGGGCCCAAAACGTGGGCGACGCTTTTACCCTGATGAATGGCGAAGAGTTGGCCTCCCTGCACTCGATCGAGCGATTCATGGGGCAAAAGATTCCCCGCCTGAAGCTGGACGGTTTCCCTTATCTCTACACGGCGCTTTTCGAGCCGGAATCGAGCGAAGGGGGCAAACGTTCCATCGGCGGCGGACGCACCCATCGCGGGTATTCATTCGGCCGGCGGCGCCGGTAA
- a CDS encoding metallophosphoesterase family protein, whose product MPASLRIFVLADTHDKLPAKVEAMAADADEIWHLGDVCAPAILQAIETFGPRVTVVRGNCDGTFEWPLTVDLERNGIRFRLVHIPPDDAPEEVEVVLHGHTHVPRNERRNGVLFLNPGCVTRPNRGAPPSVATLEIAADGKLAWRLLPLR is encoded by the coding sequence ATGCCTGCGTCGCTCCGCATCTTTGTTCTCGCCGACACCCACGATAAACTGCCGGCGAAGGTCGAAGCGATGGCGGCCGACGCGGATGAGATCTGGCATCTGGGCGATGTTTGTGCGCCTGCCATTCTGCAAGCAATCGAGACGTTCGGACCGCGCGTCACCGTCGTGCGGGGAAATTGCGACGGCACTTTCGAATGGCCCCTTACGGTCGATCTGGAGCGAAACGGCATTCGGTTTCGCCTCGTCCACATTCCTCCGGACGATGCGCCCGAGGAGGTCGAGGTGGTCCTGCACGGCCACACGCACGTGCCACGAAATGAGCGGCGGAACGGTGTCCTCTTCCTGAATCCCGGTTGCGTTACCCGGCCAAATCGGGGCGCGCCGCCTAGCGTTGCGACCTTGGAAATTGCCGCCGATGGAAAATTAGCGTGGCGACTCCTGCCCCTGCGCTGA
- the rplQ gene encoding 50S ribosomal protein L17 yields the protein MRHQKKTLKLGRTAEHRKALLANLVCSLIEHQRIKTTLAKAKAVRPLAEKMVTLGKKGSLHARRTAMAVLRQKGAVKKLFEDIAPRSATRNGGYTRIVKLGARKSDAAPVAFIEWIDAPLVVEEVEPEEKGKKRKGAKAEAKSEAKPDRKSKKSDETETETESEEK from the coding sequence ATGAGACACCAAAAGAAGACTTTGAAACTGGGCCGCACCGCGGAGCACCGGAAAGCGCTCCTGGCCAACCTGGTTTGCAGCTTGATCGAGCACCAGCGGATCAAGACCACTCTCGCGAAAGCCAAGGCGGTTCGTCCCCTGGCCGAGAAGATGGTGACGCTCGGAAAGAAAGGCTCGCTCCATGCCCGGCGCACTGCGATGGCGGTGCTCCGGCAGAAGGGCGCGGTCAAGAAGTTGTTCGAGGATATCGCGCCTCGTTCGGCGACGCGAAATGGCGGATACACCCGGATCGTGAAGCTCGGCGCCCGTAAAAGCGATGCGGCGCCGGTGGCGTTCATCGAGTGGATCGACGCGCCCCTGGTCGTGGAGGAAGTGGAGCCGGAAGAAAAGGGGAAAAAGCGCAAGGGCGCCAAGGCTGAAGCCAAGAGCGAGGCGAAGCCGGACCGGAAATCCAAGAAGAGCGACGAGACCGAGACCGAGACCGAAAGCGAAGAGAAGTAG